One genomic region from Patagioenas fasciata isolate bPatFas1 chromosome 24, bPatFas1.hap1, whole genome shotgun sequence encodes:
- the KCNJ1 gene encoding ATP-sensitive inward rectifier potassium channel 1: protein MFSYLRKRFSNHIRERSRRRARLVSKDGRCNIEFGNVGQSRFVFLIDIWTTILDLRWRYKMTIFISAFLGSWFLFGLLWYVVAYVHQDLPEFNPSINHTPCVDNINGLTSAFLFSLETQVTIGYGFRCVTEQCATAIFLLIFQCILGVIINSFMCGAILAKISRSKNRAKTITFSKNAVISKRGGKLCLLIRVANLRKSLLIGSHIYGKLLKTTITPEGETIILDQVNIEFIVDAGNENLFFISPLTIYHIIDKNSPFFHMAAETILQQDFELVVFLDGTVEATSATCQVRTSYIPEEVLWGYRFAPIVSKTKEGKYRVDFQNFSRTVAVETPHCAFCLYNEKEAKAKEKKGYDNPGFVLTEAGETSDTKM from the coding sequence ATGTTCAGCTACCTCCGGAAACGCTTTAGCAACCACATCAGAGAACGCAGCCGGCGAAGAGCAAGGCTCGTCTCTAAAGACGGAAGGTGTAACATAGAGTTTGGCAATGTAGGACAGTCAAGGTTTGTCTTTTTGATTGATATATGGACAACTATCCTGGATCTCAGGTGGAGATACAAAATGACTATCTTCATTTCAGCGTTCTTAGGCAGCTGGTTTCTGTTTGGGCTCCTCTGGTACGTTGTGGCGTACGTACACCAAGATCTTCCAGAATTCAATCCTTCCATAAATCACACCCCCTGTGTGGACAACATCAACGGCCTGACTTCAGCCTTCCTGTTCTCCTTGGAGACCCAGGTGACCATTGGCTACGGCTTCAGGTGCGTCACAGAACAATGTGCCACCGCCATTTTCCTGCTCATCTTCCAGTGTATCCTGGGGGTCATCATCAATTCTTTCATGTGCGGTGCCATCTTGGCCAAGATCTCAAGGTCCAAAAACCGGGCTAAGACCATCACCTTCAGCAAGAATGCTGTCATCAGCAAACGTGGTGGGAAGCTGTGCCTCCTCATCCGGGTGGCCAACCTCAGGAAGAGCCTGTTGATTGGGAGCCACATCTACGGAAAGCTCCTGAAGACCACCATCACCCCAGAAGGAGAAACAATCATTTTGGACCAGGTCAACATCGAATTTATAGTTGACGCTGGCAATGAGAATCTCTTCTTCATTTCCCCATTAACTATTTATCATATCATCGATAAAAACAGCCCATTCTTCCACATGGCCGCAGAAACCATTCTGCAGCAAGATTTTGAACTGGTGGTGTTTTTAGATGGCACCGTTGAAGCCACAAGTGCTACCTGTCAAGTGAGGACATCCTACATCCCAGAGGAGGTGCTCTGGGGTTACCGCTTTGCTCCCATTGTGTCCAAGACCAAAGAAGGGAAATACCGAGTGGACTTCCAGAACTTCAGCAGGACAGTGGCCGTGGAGACTCCCCACTGCGCCTTCTGTCTCTACAATGAGAAAGAAGCTAAAGCCAAAGAGAAGAAGGGTTATGACAACCCTGGGTTTGTCTTGACAGAAGCTGGTGAAACCAGTGACACAAAAATGTAG